One region of Wyeomyia smithii strain HCP4-BCI-WySm-NY-G18 chromosome 3, ASM2978416v1, whole genome shotgun sequence genomic DNA includes:
- the LOC129733166 gene encoding biogenesis of lysosome-related organelles complex 1 subunit 1 — MLSAMIKDHQARQAAKKEEQEKRRKEAILSANELTQNLVDHLNVGVAQAYLNQKRLDAEAKQLHVGATNFAKQTQQWLTLIENFNGSLKEIGDVENWAKTIENDMNVITTALEIAYKTSRDK, encoded by the exons ATGTTGTCCGCTATGATTAAAGATCACCAAGCCCGACAAGCAGCGAAAAAGGAAGAACAAG AAAAACGAAGAAAGGAAGCCATCCTCTCGGCTAATGAGCTGACCCAGAATCTTGTAGACCATTTGAATGTTGG TGTCGCTCAGGCATACCTAAACCAAAAACGATTGGATGCGGAAGCGAAGCAACTTCACGTGGGCGCTACAAACTTTGCCAAACAGACGCAACAGTGGTTGACGCTGATCGAGAACTTTAACGGTTCCCTAAAG GAAATCGGTGATGTGGAGAATTGGGCGAAAACTATTGAAAATGATATGAACGTGATAACAACTGCACTTGAGATTGCATATAAAACAAGTCGAGATAAATAA